In Gammaproteobacteria bacterium, the following are encoded in one genomic region:
- the rpsJ gene encoding 30S ribosomal protein S10 has translation MTNQRIRIRLKAFDHRLIDQSAREIVETARRTGAQVRGPIPLPTKIERFTVLTSPHVDKDARDQYEIRTHKRLMDIVDPTDKTVDALMKLDLAAGVDVQIKVS, from the coding sequence ATGACCAACCAAAGAATACGGATACGTTTGAAGGCCTTCGATCACCGCCTGATAGATCAGTCGGCGCGCGAGATCGTGGAGACTGCGCGGCGCACCGGTGCTCAGGTGCGGGGTCCTATCCCGCTGCCGACTAAAATAGAGCGGTTTACCGTGCTGACCTCGCCGCATGTGGACAAGGACGCGCGCGACCAGTACGAGATCCGCACCCACAAGCGGCTGATGGACATCGTGGACCCGACCGACAAGACGGTGGACGCCTTGATGAAGCTGGATCTGGCCGCGGGCGTGGATGTACAGATTAAGGTAAGTTAG